The Synechococcales cyanobacterium T60_A2020_003 genome includes a region encoding these proteins:
- the psbZ gene encoding photosystem II reaction center protein PsbZ: MAILFNIALLALVAMSFLMVIAVPVAYASPQNWDQSKRLLWLGSGLWVVLVLVVGTLNYFVT, encoded by the coding sequence ATGGCGATTCTTTTTAATATTGCGCTTCTGGCTTTGGTGGCGATGTCTTTTCTGATGGTCATCGCTGTACCTGTTGCCTATGCCAGCCCTCAAAATTGGGATCAGTCTAAGCGCTTGTTGTGGCTGGGTTCTGGCCTTTGGGTTGTTCTGGTTCTGGTTGTTGGCACCCTAAACTACTTCGTAACCTGA